From Solwaraspora sp. WMMD1047, the proteins below share one genomic window:
- a CDS encoding MurR/RpiR family transcriptional regulator: MVEHEADTGAYTAVVEAEPFDRRSRDGLGDPESVLVRVRTQLPEFTGALQRVAEQVLTDPAAAARATIVELAERSGTSPATVTRFCRALGFEGYADLRLGIAAETGRARSAGWTIDIGREIQPSDPLQRVLDQIMAADTRAMQDTASLLDLNEVERAADAIAGAARVNIFGASGSALVGGEMQFSLHRIGVAAWAWNDVHEGLASAALLRGGDVALGISHTGQTRETIETLAEAGSHGATTVALTGFPRSPLAELADVVLLTASQATTFRPDALSARHPQMVVLDLLYIAVAQRTHDRAHSAFQRTAKAVDGHKAAREARS, translated from the coding sequence ATGGTCGAGCACGAGGCGGACACCGGCGCGTACACCGCGGTGGTCGAGGCTGAGCCGTTCGACCGCCGGTCCCGCGACGGGCTCGGCGACCCGGAGAGCGTGCTGGTCCGGGTCCGCACCCAACTGCCGGAGTTCACCGGGGCGCTGCAGCGGGTCGCCGAGCAGGTGCTCACCGACCCCGCTGCGGCCGCCCGCGCCACGATCGTCGAACTCGCCGAACGCAGCGGCACCTCGCCGGCCACGGTCACCCGATTCTGCCGGGCGCTGGGCTTCGAGGGCTACGCCGACCTGCGACTCGGCATCGCCGCCGAGACCGGGCGGGCCCGCTCCGCCGGCTGGACCATCGACATCGGTCGCGAGATCCAACCGTCCGACCCGCTACAGCGGGTGCTGGACCAGATCATGGCCGCCGACACCCGCGCCATGCAGGACACCGCCAGCCTGCTCGACCTGAACGAGGTCGAACGGGCCGCCGACGCCATCGCCGGCGCCGCCCGGGTGAACATCTTCGGCGCCAGCGGCAGCGCGCTCGTCGGCGGCGAGATGCAGTTCAGCCTGCACCGCATCGGGGTGGCCGCCTGGGCCTGGAACGACGTACACGAAGGGCTGGCCAGCGCGGCTCTGCTGCGCGGCGGCGACGTCGCGCTCGGCATCTCACACACCGGCCAGACCCGGGAAACCATCGAGACCCTCGCCGAGGCGGGCAGCCATGGCGCCACCACCGTGGCGCTGACCGGCTTCCCCCGCTCGCCGCTGGCCGAACTGGCCGACGTCGTCCTGCTCACCGCCAGCCAGGCGACCACCTTCCGCCCGGACGCGCTGTCGGCCCGGCACCCGCAGATGGTCGTCCTCGATCTGCTCTACATAGCGGTCGCCCAGCGCACCCACGACCGGGCGCACTCGGCGTTCCAGCGCACCGCAAAGGCCGTCGACGGACACAAGGCCGCCCGGGAGGCGCGGTCATGA
- the ngcE gene encoding N-acetylglucosamine/diacetylchitobiose ABC transporter substrate-binding protein: MSATSDRPSDRADSSALDSRPTGSAEPGALAGLTSRRTVLRRAAAVGFLATPAVGLLGACATSGDDGGDTDQAAGEKTAENPLGVAADAPLEVVIFNGGYGEKYATDVHQPLYKSKFPDAEIKHQSTQAIGTILQPRFAAGDPPEFVNNSGEKLMDFGALVGDGQLQDLTELWDAPSVDDPSKKVRDTVVPGTVDVGSFNGKPYVLYYVSTVFGLWYSGKLFKEKGWAPVTTWTDFTALLDQMKASGITPYAYAGANAAYYQWNVILTHAAKIGGKDVLKNIDNLEDGAWQVDAVKQAAEAWAEVGAKYMDKSFEGLKHTDVQLQQNQYKVGFYPSGDWIEGEQAKDTPEGFEYQLMPVPSLSGSDALPATAVRATAGEGYFVSAKSKNPRGGMEYMRQMLSVAGAKGFTEVVKAPTVVTAGSAGYAFPPGVASSQAALAAAGENVFNIFFDGWYKELDNEARTATNELMFGRIDANAFVERIQQRADAIKKDDSVIKFQR, encoded by the coding sequence ATGTCCGCAACCTCCGACCGCCCGTCCGACCGGGCCGACTCGTCGGCCCTCGACTCCCGCCCGACCGGGTCCGCCGAGCCCGGCGCGCTCGCCGGCCTGACCAGCCGGCGGACCGTGCTGCGGCGGGCCGCCGCCGTCGGATTCCTGGCCACCCCCGCCGTCGGACTGCTCGGCGCCTGCGCGACAAGCGGCGACGACGGCGGTGACACCGACCAGGCCGCCGGCGAGAAGACCGCCGAGAACCCGCTCGGCGTGGCCGCGGACGCCCCGCTCGAGGTGGTCATCTTCAACGGCGGCTACGGCGAGAAGTACGCCACCGACGTGCACCAGCCGCTCTACAAGTCCAAGTTCCCGGACGCCGAGATCAAGCACCAGTCCACCCAGGCCATCGGCACCATCCTGCAGCCCCGGTTCGCCGCCGGTGACCCGCCGGAGTTCGTGAACAACTCGGGCGAGAAGCTGATGGACTTCGGCGCCCTGGTCGGCGACGGCCAGCTCCAGGACCTGACGGAGCTCTGGGACGCCCCGTCGGTCGACGACCCGAGCAAGAAGGTCCGCGACACCGTGGTGCCCGGCACCGTCGACGTCGGCTCGTTCAACGGCAAGCCGTACGTGCTCTACTACGTCTCCACCGTCTTCGGCCTCTGGTACTCCGGCAAGCTGTTCAAGGAGAAGGGCTGGGCGCCGGTCACCACCTGGACCGACTTCACCGCCCTGCTCGACCAGATGAAGGCCAGCGGCATCACCCCGTACGCCTACGCCGGCGCGAACGCGGCCTACTACCAGTGGAACGTCATCCTCACCCACGCCGCCAAGATCGGCGGTAAGGACGTGCTGAAGAACATCGACAACCTGGAGGACGGCGCCTGGCAGGTCGACGCCGTCAAGCAGGCCGCCGAGGCGTGGGCCGAGGTCGGCGCCAAGTACATGGACAAGAGCTTCGAGGGGCTCAAGCACACCGACGTGCAGCTCCAGCAGAACCAGTACAAGGTCGGCTTCTACCCCAGCGGCGACTGGATCGAGGGAGAGCAGGCCAAGGACACCCCGGAGGGCTTCGAATACCAGCTCATGCCGGTGCCGAGCCTGTCCGGCTCGGACGCGCTGCCGGCCACCGCGGTGCGGGCCACCGCCGGTGAGGGCTACTTCGTCTCGGCCAAGAGCAAGAACCCGCGCGGCGGCATGGAGTACATGCGCCAGATGCTCTCGGTCGCCGGGGCCAAGGGCTTCACCGAGGTGGTCAAGGCACCGACGGTGGTCACCGCCGGCTCGGCCGGGTACGCCTTCCCGCCCGGGGTGGCCAGCTCGCAGGCCGCGCTCGCCGCCGCCGGGGAGAACGTCTTCAACATCTTCTTCGACGGCTGGTACAAGGAGCTGGACAACGAGGCCCGCACCGCCACCAACGAGCTGATGTTCGGCCGGATCGACGCGAACGCGTTCGTGGAGCGGATCCAGCAGCGGGCTGACGCCATCAAGAAGGACGATTCCGTCATCAAGTTCCAGCGCTGA
- a CDS encoding sugar ABC transporter permease, which yields MRHGKYPFVIGFLAAPVALYVVFVIAPYAQAFQISMTDWRGLSAPQWIGFDNYQRLFDDDKFWKAIQHHGVLLLALPLITIAIALFFAFLLNVGGKSSGGVRRGVWGSKFYRVVFFFPQVLAVAIIAVLFQTVYRPNESGLINGVLMKLGFDPILFLVRPNLALWSILAVLVWQAVGFYVVLFSAGMASIPGEIYEAAEMDGATRITLFFRVTLPLLWDTLQVAWVYLGIAAFDAFAIVAVLSVDRGGPDGATTVLAMEIYRNAFEYSRYGYASAMGVALFFLTITFAALTLRVSKRESVEY from the coding sequence ATGCGGCACGGCAAGTATCCGTTCGTCATCGGTTTTCTGGCCGCCCCGGTGGCGCTGTACGTGGTCTTCGTGATCGCCCCGTACGCCCAGGCGTTCCAGATCTCGATGACCGACTGGCGTGGGCTCTCCGCCCCGCAGTGGATCGGCTTCGACAACTATCAGCGGTTGTTCGACGACGACAAGTTCTGGAAGGCGATCCAGCATCACGGAGTACTGCTGCTTGCCCTGCCGCTGATCACGATCGCGATCGCGTTGTTCTTCGCCTTCCTGCTCAACGTGGGCGGCAAGAGCAGCGGCGGCGTACGGCGGGGGGTCTGGGGGTCGAAGTTCTACCGGGTGGTGTTCTTCTTCCCCCAGGTCCTCGCCGTGGCGATCATCGCGGTGCTGTTCCAGACCGTGTACCGGCCCAACGAATCCGGCCTCATCAACGGCGTACTGATGAAGTTGGGTTTCGATCCGATCCTGTTCCTGGTCCGGCCGAACCTGGCGCTCTGGTCGATCCTGGCGGTGCTGGTCTGGCAGGCGGTCGGCTTCTACGTGGTGCTCTTCTCCGCCGGGATGGCGTCGATCCCGGGGGAGATCTACGAGGCCGCCGAGATGGACGGCGCGACCCGGATCACGCTCTTCTTCCGGGTCACCCTGCCGCTGCTCTGGGACACCCTCCAGGTCGCCTGGGTCTACCTGGGCATCGCCGCGTTCGACGCGTTCGCCATCGTCGCGGTGCTCTCGGTGGACCGGGGCGGCCCGGACGGGGCGACCACCGTGCTGGCGATGGAGATCTACCGCAACGCCTTCGAGTACTCCCGGTACGGCTACGCCTCGGCGATGGGGGTCGCGCTCTTCTTCCTCACCATCACCTTCGCGGCGCTGACGCTGCGGGTGTCCAAGCGGGAAAGCGTCGAATACTGA